The following is a genomic window from Bactrocera tryoni isolate S06 chromosome 2, CSIRO_BtryS06_freeze2, whole genome shotgun sequence.
ATTTACCGCAAACACTATGTAACTGACAAACCTTACGCATCTGAAGGCAATTCCCTGCCTTTGATCCAAGCATGTTGCAAAAATATGAAGTGTTTGGTTACACACGAACCTAGCCCTTCCCTACTtgttgtatgcatgtgtatttgtTTAAAGGGTCTCCGATGTAAACTTCAAGGCAAACTTTATAtgcaaattacatatgtacattcatatgtacagttatatgaagtatattcccTTATAAAAAGTATTGTGAACACTTTTCTAAAGATTGCTATTTAATTgattgtaataattatttacaGCGTGTCAGACCTACCACAATAGATATGTGGACACACGCAtagtacaaatgtatgtatgtatgtgtgtttcttcataaacaaaaaactgaaTGCGTACTTCCTACAAATTGGCCTTAAGCATTTCTTcaaatatactttatttatttacgccGTAATTAATTGCCGTTTTCAAGAATCAAGCGCCAAAAGCATTCATAAATTATCAATCTCAACGTAAGCATAAATCTAAACACACCCTCTGCTCTCCAAACATGCGCCCAAAGAACCAATGACTCGGCCATCAAGTGACATCATTTCAATTGCAACACCAACAACCGCGACCCATCTCATCAGCGCCAACAACATCACACATGGTCTACTacatacagcaacaacaaacaccacATGGCATAGAAAAGCCAACTTTATTACTCGCACTCACACGGCACGGTTGCTCAATGCAAAAGCTCCCGAAATCGGGCTGGCGCGTGAGCGTCGTGGTGCACGGACTGTCCCACATTTTGTGTCGTTACAAgcataaaaatcataaaactcataaaaatgttttcgaaaaattagtTCTTGTGTGCAAATGTGTGCTGTTCActtgaaaatcattaaatttgttagtttatttttttaaatttttttttaattttttattactccaTTTAGATTTGGTTGGCGGTTGCACAAAAGTATGTATTTTTGGCTGATTACTCAATGCACGCCCGCCACTTGCAATCAATATACTATATTTCACCTATTAgactttacaaatacatacatatctacactaAGTGCCTATGTAGGTGCGCGTGTGTGAGAGTATTTTCGAAAATGACTAATTATCATAATTGGTGATTGCTTTCCCAATGATTTATGCCCCAGTGTCTGGCAATGGTTAGAAGTTTTAATTTGCCATAACACTTTCCAGCCGAGTTTTGAAATCAGTTTTTggcatttttcttatttttctcaCTGGCCCAGCACAGTTGTTGGTGAGGTTCGAGAAATGCGGGACGCGTATAAATTAGCGTCACGGCAGTCATTAGACCTTCATTACAAATTCGTTGCAGACACGGCATGAAATCGTAGTGATTCTATGTAGAATATCAGGTTGCACGTTCAGCTATGTGGAAGTCTGCATGTGTTCCATACAAGCGCTTTTACCCACGACCCATTACGACGGCATTAAAATTGAAGTGCGCACCTAAGTAtctgtgtatgtacatatataggtctGTATTGAATTTCTTTAGTGGTGTTAACGCCATTGAGGAATTTAAATCATGATATAAAGCTTTAAGCATAAAacagtacccggaaattgtaaataaaaagtaaaatatttaattattcatcattatttattttgtcgccctcaaagtaattcccactagatgtaatacacttatgctaacgatttttccagaccttgaaacaaaactttttataagcactcttttggaatggccttcagctccttctgCGAATATAgttttatctctttgatcgacttaaaacgggttccacggagcggcaatttcagatTGATTGAGGAACAAGaagaaatcacacggagccaaatctggcgTATACGGTgcttgatcgatggtattcattgcgttttcggctttaaattcggtcacaatagTGGCTcgatgcgacggtgcattatcattgtgtaatgttcttccacaattctggCCAATTGAACTCCTTATTGACGACCAGTCTctccgaaacaaattcatggcgcaccaaaccacgaatatcgaaaacaaACAAGGAgtatcaccttgatttttgagcggtttAGGCGTGGTTTTATGGTTTCGACTCGATAtttcccctccattccgatgattgttaacttgtttgcatgtcaagcTCATAAACCCATATGTCATCGGCGGTTATAGTATTATCCATAAATCTAGGATCAGAATTCAcatgatcaagcatgtccaaagagacccaTTTACGGcacactttttgaaaattcagcTTTAACGGGACGAGTAGAataagaacgcgtttcatacccaaaatatccaccaaaattattcgaatgAACTCGCGGAAGATAtcaagctctcttgccatctctctaacacttgcctgacgattttcacacaccatatccttcacttttttaatattttcatcagttgaagagatcaaaggtcgtccagaacgaggcatgtcttcaacgatctctcgaccgtctttgaagactttgtagcactcgtaggcttgtgtttttggtaAAACTGAACCACtttaagccttttccaacattatcGATCGTGAGATCCTGCTAGACTAAATTATAACGCAGGAGATCTACTGATCTGCTCGCCTTAATCCCTTGTAACATGCTTCAAAATCAAATCAACACCATGTGGAAAATGTAGGATCTATGAACCAAGAATCACTGAGGCAATATATTGACATGTCATAAACGAAGCGAACTGTCGTAGCAATTGCAAACGGtgctttcctttcatttcttttatGACGGCATTAATCAATGTCGATATTTTCCTGTCAGACAAAGAAAACTTACGACACGTAGCTATTTCTATATTTCTTATTTctctttgaaattgaaaatgaactGTTGGATGAACTAAACATGTCACAATTAGAGCAATGAAGAAGTGATCTTAcagaattataaatatttttcctactTTTGCAGTAGATGTCGAATGTACTTAGTTAATAATCGTATCATACAGACTCATAGTAAATTAAGAAGAAGgtatagtaaaatataaaatcaaatagTCAAATCATATAATTCTAGATAAAAACAcgaaattgtggaaaaattgatctgaaaatcataaaaatctgCACAAAAACGTATTTCTTTggaaattgttttaaagaaatttacgatattttttaaattaattaagaaagttCCATTATATTTGTgagcggaatcaaatttctggtgccgaaacgttcagaatgttgcaAAAGACTTTTGGGCATAATTGTTTTTCTCGAGCAAGtgattttgattggtacaaattattcaaagagggtcgagaatgttgctgacgacgaaccacgtccaggacggccatcaacatcaacttaaGATCAACACGTCAATTAAATCAAAGGAATTGgtacttgagaatcgacgattaatagtTAGCGAACTTAATGACAGCGTTGGATTATCGGAAGCatcaatgaaaaccattttgaaatatcatttggcCCTAAAgtaagtgaaagcacgattggttccaaaatctctaaatgttttcaaaaattagcgtcgcgttaacgtctgtgaagcattgctttccgactaccagaataTCATGAAACGTGTTATtattggcgatgagtcttggatctgtGCTTacaacccggaaacagacgatcaatcgatcGAAAATCGTGGCAAAAGGgagccgaagccaaaaaaatacgtcaaacaggtcaaaaatcaaggaaatgttgacagttttcttcgattatcaatGTGTGGGGCACTGCGAATTACTTCCgactggccaaactgtcaacaaggactACTATTTGAGTATTTTACGTCGATtccgcgaagctattcgtaaaaatatgccGGCAACTTTTGGGTTCGCCtgattttcaaccaatatcgtgcagcTTATCGCCTGATTTagattatgaacaaagtcttactttATTTTGGCTCACTGTattatcttttattttcaaGTACTGATCTTAAGAAGTAGATAACAACCATCGTATACGtacttatatatagtacatattatattcaaactcaattttgtgtaatgcaaaaatattgtcGGTCATAGCGTGCGAGTGATTTACCATGAGAGTTATGAAAACTTCGTGAGAAAGAAAAGCTTATTGTTTCAGTAAGATTTACTTTGGTGACACAAGCAAATCACTAAGCCAAGCCTGCACATCCGCAAGTAACTTCATATAGTTACGTAATTGAATTGCAAAGGAACATGGGTCGCCGCAAGAAATCAACGAAAACCATATGACTATAGCAAATTATGTAATCATACGAGTAGCTCTACTCGTccacacatttatttatactctaaACATCTTCGAAGTTCAATTGAAGCTCTTTGCTTATTTTGAAAAgacatctatgtacatatacatacatatctagtaAATGAAACAAAGTCGGGTTAATTATACCATTTATAATTCAAGAAAGACAGGACCAATTTTGATGATGATCTGctcatttgttattattattttccatcCTGAATAATAAAGTGAGTGTAATCATTGGTCTCAAGCAATGTTTTTTAGACTTTCAGCACTTGCCCCAAACCTTGTGTTAATTCCGATTATGATTACTTGATTTCTAATTTTGAGTATATCGGtttgcttgttttgtttttgcttcataaaattatttacagaaTTTTTGCTGCCCTTTGAGCTTTGCTTTTATGTgagttacatatttatattacatatgtatgtacatactatatacttatgtatatataccgtacatatgtatttacatgtatttAACACAGCACATTTCAAGGTCGATGTCGTaataaaagtatgtacatacatatgtatatccaagtAAAGCCAAAACGTCTTAGGGTTATTTGAATACAAACACATACTTTTGGGCAAACATACAATTATGGAATGATAAGGAGTGGGCATAATGGCTTCGTAAACGCAAAAATATTAACGAATGCTAAATGAAGCGACAAAGTCACGCAGTCTGCCAGGAAACTCTATGCCATAGtgattgtgaaaaatattcgcAAATCCTACTATATAATGAAAAATTGCTGGTTTCTTACGCATAACTAACCCTTGATTTTGCTATCCTctcttaaattaataaacaatttttcataaactttttcCCATAGAGGCTCACTTTGAGTTTTCATCACTTTATGTATTTGCCCTTGAAATAGACAAACGAGGCATTTTGGAAGGCATCGAAATAATAATCTGCATATATGGTATCTCTGTGAATCTtcaaaaaatgagtgaaatcggtcGGTATCTTTCCTTATACctcaaataataattatacaGACCTCTAAATATCTACTTTTCTTCAAAAAGATATTTCAAAACTAGTAAGGAATGGCTAacttcgggtgcaaccgaaccgtttatactctttcaaataaaaactttaaggtgtaaaattaatCGTCTAGAGTAAAGTCAAAAGTAAAGacacaagagagctcgacaacTCTGGCGAgttcattcgaatgattttggtgtacTACATATTTTGGGTCTGAAACTCGTTCTTGCTTGAGtagtcccgataaagctgatttttttttcaaaaagagtacctaGGAGTACTGgtttctttggacatgcttgatcgtgcgaattccggtCCCACATCcgtggagagcattataactcccgatgagacatggatttatgagtttgacattcaaacaagtcaacaataatcggaagtattggtccgattcaacccctttttgacataccattataagagaaggattatcctttaatttcagttatatacatacaaatatcacacattgaccgacattttcggtcaaaagtcaactataggtaccggggtctaaatattcggtacctagggacttgaacagtttttattggatttaaacaatttttggtcataaggtggcacatacATTCttaagacattattcgtgcaaagttttatcccgttatattaattctTTCTTGATTTTTGTACTGGAAACTGGGCGAATCaagtttaaaattgtgttatatgggaagtaggcgtgtttgttgtccgattttgtccatttttacactgtgacataagaatgtaagaaatTCATAAGAATATAAGAAATACACTAAatttcgaaatcggttggttGGGACCCAAGATATGGGATTTCGCcaaaaaagtgggcggtgccacgcccatcgtccattttcacaccagttcccataaagctctcttaTACGATCtcggttttatcaaaaacacaagcctacgagtagtacaaagccttcaaagacggtcgagagatcgttgaagacatggcTCGTGCTGgatgaccttcgacctctttaactaatgaaaatattagaaaagtgaaggatatggtgatCAGTGTgatgagctgaatcgatttagtcACGATCGTCTAtccgtttgtctgtatatacggaAACCCTCAGTTTTGGTGTTATTCTTTTCtccctaagaagctgctcatttatcgaaaccgccgatatcggactatagaatatagctatagaatatagctgtcatacaaactgaacgatcggaatcaagtctttgtatggaaatcttaacgaaatttaaCGTGGATTACTGTCCAGGGCAACGGATTAGACCACTATAGTTTATAGCTTCAATAGATACAGATCAATCAAAAGCAAGTCCTTTCCTTTATACTTAATAATATCTGGCAATGCTATTGCAaacttattttgaataaatattttgaaatacattTCATTTGACGGTGACGTTGTAAAATTTTACgagtaaattttataaaagtcagtttttgatttctcatttaatattgatttgctttccCAATATTCTGCTTAATCCCTTTTtgtgcaataaaaaattgattgaatcGTAACATTTTATATAATGGGTGTTCCAGCTGGCAATGCGGAGAACGGAAAGAAGATTTTCATGCAAAAATGTGCCCAATGTCATCCGATTGAGAAGGGTGCTCGTCATAAGGTTGGACCAAACCTGCATGGTGTAGTTGGACGAAAGAGTGGTTCACTCGGGGATTATAAATATACGGATGCAAATAAAAGTAAAGGTGTAACTTGGACTGAAGACGCATTATTCGAGTACTTGCAGAATCCGAAGAAATACATACCAGGCACAAAAATGGTATTTGCGGGAATCAAGAAGGCCGAAGAACGAGCCGATGTTATTGCGTTTTTAAAGAGCGCGAAGTAAAATCCATAATTCTTTAATCGCTTTCttctatattattaaaatattaaatgtttaatacattctaaattgaaataattgcGTTGATTCGggaatatcgaaaaattttagCTGAGGGATTTTTATAATGATGATAAGTCTTAGATGAGCCAATTTGGATAAGCTGTTCTTCTGTGAACGGTATTGTTTTTGAAGACGTTACCTACGTTAGCTCTATCTAGACTGCAGTCAGTTATCACCTCTCCCATCTAAGCATCTAACAGATAGAAGTTAGACCTATACCCTAACCTAACTTTattgaaatcaataatttaCTGTTTTCTTTGTGAGAGCTTAATTGcccttttataataatttatcaaaaactcTCATATATTAAGTCATCATAAGCAAGCTTATTACAACCCTGCTGGCTTGAAAAAGTGTTGTCATATCACTGTCACTGCCATTCATATACAACTTTCCTCGCTTTACTTGACAGTTCATACTGAAACAACGAGGCAATAAATAGTTCTTTATACTATTTATTTcggtaattaataaatatataaattattttaattataattagacTTTAACTACTgaaaatatgtgtatttacttatataatataactaTTTATCATTTCAGCGTCTCAGAGATAATATTGAACGTGAAGACATGCGATAATGGAATTAGTGTTGCTTTGCCTATCATTTTTCGCAAATGTACAGCGTTGCTTTATAAAGTAAGCCAGCTGATATTGGCGCGACGAAACTCACATGGAGTGCTAAAATTTAGTCGAGTTGTATTTGTGTTCAATGTAAGTACAGTGGGAAATTTGgtgttaaatataaaatattctggAACGTTACTATTACATATAAACTATAgaatatataaagttatatgTGTGTGTCATTGTCGTaatgcttatatattttttctaagtttacattgtttcaaaaaagttaaagcAAACAGAAATATTCCAATTCGATTGCTAAATTGATTACATAAACAAGTATACCAGTGGCAAAGTGCGttaaattgtatacatatacaggTAGCTAAGGATAGGTGTGTGCGAAGGGGTTTCTTTGCATAGAAAAAAATAGGGGTTGATCTGTGTTACATAAAAACGTGCGAGTTGCGTGCTACCATTTTTATCTTTATAGAAATTTggtgctaaagaccaatgatatgtctacatatgtatgtataaaaaatgataGTAGAATCTTAGGAAGGAAACGGTTATTTTATAGTAATTACTTTC
Proteins encoded in this region:
- the LOC120767791 gene encoding cytochrome c-2-like is translated as MGVPAGNAENGKKIFMQKCAQCHPIEKGARHKVGPNLHGVVGRKSGSLGDYKYTDANKSKGVTWTEDALFEYLQNPKKYIPGTKMVFAGIKKAEERADVIAFLKSAK